A stretch of Vigna angularis cultivar LongXiaoDou No.4 chromosome 4, ASM1680809v1, whole genome shotgun sequence DNA encodes these proteins:
- the LOC108330758 gene encoding 60S ribosomal protein L27a-3 — MTTRFKKNRKKRGHVSAGHGRIGKHRKHPGGRGNAGGMHHHRILFDKYHPGYFGKVGMRYFHKLRNKFHCPILNIDKLWSLVPQQVKDQASKDNKAPLIDVTRFGYFKLLGKGVLPENQPLVVKAKLVSKIAEKKIKEAGGAVVLTA; from the coding sequence GGTTCAAGAAGAACAGGAAGAAGAGGGGTCACGTGAGCGCCGGTCACGGGCGTATCGGGAAGCACCGGAAGCACCCCGGAGGGCGAGGTAACGCCGGTGGCATGCACCACCACCGGATCCTCTTCGACAAGTACCATCCAGGGTACTTCGGGAAGGTCGGAATGCGGTACTTCCACAAGCTCCGCAACAAGTTCCACTGCCCCATCCTTAACATCGACAAGCTATGGTCCCTTGTCCCTCAGCAAGTTAAGGACCAAGCCTCCAAGGACAACAAAGCGCCTCTCATCGACGTCACGCGGTTCGGCTACTTCAAGCTTTTGGGGAAGGGCGTTCTGCCGGAGAACCAACCCCTTGTCGTCAAGGCCAAGCTCGTCTCCAAGATCGCCGAGAAGAAAATCAAGGAGGCTGGAGGCGCTGTTGTTCTCACCGCTTGA